The Prunus dulcis chromosome 5, ALMONDv2, whole genome shotgun sequence genomic sequence aaaaaaaaccagtttcctttttaagaattttttttttgtttaaaaaaaaaaaattacagttTGGCTGATAATAGTTTATGCAGTGGTGGATGACTAAAGTTATATAGGCTTCATGGTTGAAATGAAATTGATTGATTATTGATGGTGGTGTTATTTTTCAATGTAGGGGAGTTTTTCGATCAAAAATGTAGGAGAGTTCAACTCAAACACGTCTGCCTGCCCACATCAAAACGACACCATCTTCACCGTCGTACACCAAGTCTCCACCACTTAAAACCTACCAAgataaaaatcaaacaaaaaacccaccccaattaatttcttctttgttaCACCAAGCTCCAAGCTCCAGCCATGGCCGCcatctcactctctctctctccaaaccctagcttcacgaccaccaccacccacaAGCCCTCCCACGCCCTCTCTACCCCCACCTTTCTCAAATTCCCAACCGTATCCCCATCCACCATCAAATCCCTTACCTACGCGCCCCTACCCCAAACCCCAACCCCATGCGCCACCTTCTCCACACACGCCGTCGCATCCCCAACCCCATCCACCACTTTCCACGGCCTCTGCTATGTCCTCGATGATAACATCGACACCGATCAGATCATCCCCGCCGAGTACCTGACCCTAGTCCCCTCCAACCCCTCCGAGTACAAGAAGctcgaatcctacgcgctctGCGGTCTCCCGGACGCCCACTCCACGCGCTTCGTGGACCCGGGCAAGACCAAGTCCAAGTACTCGATCATAATCGCGGGCTCGAACTTTGGGTGCGGGTCATCGCGCGAGCACGCGCCAGTGGCCCTAGGGGCGGCGGGCGTTGCTGCGGTAGTGGCGGAATCCTACGCGCGCATCTTCTTCAGGAACTCGGTGGCGACTGGCGAGGTGTACCCGCTGGAGTCGGAGGTTAGGGTTTGCGAGGAGTGCAAGACTGGGGATGTGGTGAGCATCGAGCTGAGCGAGAGCCGTCTGATCAATCACACGACTGGGAAAGAGTACACGTTGAAGCCCATTGGGGATGCAGGCCCTGTTATTAGGACTGGTGGGATTTTTGCTTATGCTAGAGAAGCTGGAATGATTCCCACCTTGACTTCTTCTTAGATTTTTCCTTCGGAGTATTTGGGTCTTTGCCATTTGGTAGGTCTTGTGTTGGGTTTGCTATGAAAAGGCTGCCTTTGCATTatgatttgtatttttgtatgTTCAAGCTTAAGCTTAATGGTTACTGGTGTATTATGCtaatttagaaataaaaacatgagTTGTTTTGTCAatttacctttttctttttttttaatacttctGTTGCAAACATTTCTTGAAAGCAGGTGAAGCAAGCAGAGTTCGGAAGGTAGCGGAGATATACCCCGGAATCAGAACGGAATACCTTGATTTTAGTAAGCTTTTTCATTCTTCtgtgaaaaaaaacatatacgGATGATCCCCATTTCGATAACAGAATTCCGAAGATGCCAtattagagcatttccaccagttaGTCTCTTACCATGGCAAGGGGagccctagggcagctactattcacgtgaatagtggctgctctagccccctccagcaaagtgtgtttccagcagtttagtagccatggcaaatactattcatttttttgtttttttcacaactttgtttacttaaataattaatttggataatattttcggataagatttttgggttcctacgtgtcaatactattcatatcggataagattttaggtttcaaatttcagataaatttcaaatttcagatacatttcaaaattcaaatttcagataagattttcaccctctaagattgcgccgcgtgtcatatctatctgtctatatttttctataaaaccagaggttcagctcatacctcccacaccagttcttctctacatttccatttctcaaattttagatttcattctccattctcaatggtagacatgcaagaggttttggagaggcaagagcgagaaactagagaaagaatgcgtagacgagctgcaagcaaaagggcgcagagagaactagatgagcaacttggcatagcagttgctttgttAGAGGAGGAAAACCAGggtcgccgtggttcacgagaaggtcgtcgcccaaatgtggacagacatagacattcccggggtaagaatcttatggaagattattttatcccacaatctctgtactccgatgttcattttcgagggagatatagaatgcaaccccatttgttcaataaaatcatgcatgatatttgcaattatgatgaatattttgttcaaaagagaaattgtgctgaaaatttgggacttcttccagagcagaagttcacagctgtgatacgaatgttggcgtatgggtcatctgctgatcaggtggatgagattgctcggatggggaagtccactgttttggagagcttggtgagattttgtgatgcagtggaaactctgtacaccagagactacctacgcagacctacgcccagggacctgcaacggcttctccaaaaagctgagtctcgaggatttcctggcatgattggtagcattgactgcatgcactggcagtggaaaaattgtccaactgcttggcaaggggactatggaaatagaaaagggcagaaaagtatcatcctggaagcagttgctggttttgatacatgggtttggtacgccttcttcggagttgccggatctcaaaacgatttgaatgtcctaggtcaatccccagtgttcaatgatgttttgagaggtgaagccccaaatatcacatatgaaattaacaataccatctaccaaaacgggtattatctagctgatggcatctacccgaggtggacaacatttgtgaaaacaattccacatccctgatcccataagcaaaatttttttgctcgctatcaagaggggtacagaaaagatgttgagaggtgctttggtatccttcaagcccggtgggctattatcaagggcgcggcacgtctatttgacgaggaggtgcttaggagtataatgatgacttgtatcatcctccataacatgattgtggaagatgaatatgattacgatgttgatgaagtgtatgaaccaaatcccatggacacggccctaacacgaatttatgaaaaaccagtggggccaaatggagaaccagtgcagcatgaaccgttggttagagacggtagtttcatgccccgtatgattgatcgctacacggagatgcaattgtcgtatattcatgaacaccgtcaagttgacttgatggagcatttatgggcggtgaaaggcaatgaaggtgaatgaagtgaagtgaagaagtttttttaaatttattatgtttatgttgtatttttagttatgctttgttttttttatactttattatttttagttgtgggttgtttattttttatgctttggttgtgggttgtttattttttatgctttggttgtgggttgtttattttttatgtttattttttatgccttggttgtggtttgtttattttttatgccttggttgtggtttgtttattttttatgctttggttgtggtttgtttattttttatgctttggttgtggtttgttttttatgtatggaatgttttgaataaaaaggatttttgttgaatattttctttattcactaaaagaaaagcaatacatctaataaaataaaatacatgaattaaacaaaacaaaaaatacaatgaaatcaaaggcaagtaaactaagacatgaaaggcaaacaaactattttaatggttttcatcatttaaccaatccgtgttgctaggtccatcgtcacgaaaaagtcttcctctcataacatcccttcgttctagcttccaaaattgttttgtttcaggggacatatggcttgtatccatggccatggtttcccgatcttttttttcaatgttttgttctcgtacatactccctttctttgcgtacatactccctttcttttgcatattctacttgaatagccatatcgtgctcttgttgtttcaagtccatttcaattctcatggcttggtgctttgaaagttcctccaaaaatttagatgcattcttgctagaattactccctctcttcgccttcgccgccttcctcccaataggccttggctccttttcaatgggtgagtcttgactcatcggggaatccataggtgaatccgatgccggcgcctcatgaagtggagtctcgttcaagactaccgtcggaccggttggaataatttggaatctcttacaagtcttcaccacctcccaacaatgggtatggttgaaactttttttcccttgcccaatagcaccaaaccacatttgtgcttgcataatctataaaaaaaaataaatggaaatgcaagaaactttaaaaaatattggcaatgcaacatgtaaaaaaaaaactaatgcaaattcaataaatttaaaaaaaatgcaacatgtataaaaaaaaactagagacatattaacaaaatatataaattgcaagaaacatttaaataaaaattaatatgacatagaaattaatagaaggaaaatgacaaataatttacctcattgctaaggttttctccgcttcgatggttgtccatcgcttttgctaaggcatttctccatttcgccaactctttattaagaactttccacctactggataatgccatttctgtacgtgtagaaccaattgccttttcacaaaatgcttgatgaatttttttccacatatgagaaaatttaatctcattgcccgttactggacaatgactaacttggacccaagcctcacacaagctaacatcttccatcatgctccatgcccctccattttcattagaagaacccataatatgatagacaaaaatacaacttgaaagtgaaaaaatattgagtagaaagtgaataaatattgaggagaaagtgaataatagtagaatgagaagaaaatgtaagaggatttggtgttaaaagtgaacagtattggttggtatttatacaaaaaaaattcagtattttttgtgtattttttaaaaaaaatttcgattttttttcaattttttattgcagaaaaattggctgccgttggattgaaggaaaaaaaagaatcggAGAGCCAATAGGCTGCCATGTGGAATGTAGCCGTTGGCGGCTACTGTAGTGCGTcgtttgagaatttttttaacgttggcgcgtgcaatgcacacgccaacagtaaaaaaaatttcaaacgcTGGAGGGCTGACGCCAGCCTGGCGTCAGCCATGACATCACCGCCCTCGGGCGCTTGCTCGGGCCGAACTCCAcctcgggccagcccagtcTCGTGGCCCCCACCTCTTGCCGGGCTGCCTTCTGCTTCTGGAAAcccatttttttcccaaacccCCTAGCCCGAGTCCACCTCTtgctgctggacttgctcttagAGCTTGCTTTTAACACAAGCGATAGTCCAAACTAAAATCGATTTTAGACATTTTGGTTTTGACTCCATGGTTGGAATGATCAAGTGCTAAATCTATCCGTTGAACTTTTGCATGAAAGGTTCATCTAACTCAACTCAAACATATTACATTTGCTGATTTTCTGCCTACCCACCAACGTCACCTACAACTTTGCCCATGGAATTACATGAAAATTCCTCTTAAAGGTCCTTCCTTCACTAGGCATAATAATCAGATTCATTTTACTAGAATTTGGGCAAAACTTAATaaggttttcaaaatcatTCCCTCTTTACTATTTTTCCTCAAGATTTtacttattgaaaattttgaccaTAGTCCTACTCATTTTTGGGAGacttataaataaacccaaaactaGTGGAGTATTTATTAagaatgacaaaattaaagtgtTTGGACAATAATGCCCTTATTCATTTCTAGATTTCCTAGGGGATCCTCTAGCTGTATGAAACCGAAATATGTTGCTTCGTACTGGCCGTATGGAGCCAAATAATTTGGCGACTATTCTGCTAGATGGTTTCTTCACGTGGTCTTCATTCTTCCATCGTGTTATTTATATTGTGTAGCTCTTCTTCTCCTAAGCTATTCCAATATGCGTTGTCATTTTCTTCTGCTGTAATTTGCTCTGTTATCTGGTTATAGATTTCATCAAAAACTTTTGCTCCTGTCGTGCTTATCATGTATTCATATGTGTCATCTGGTCTCCTGGATGTAGATTCTGAATATACTTTGACAAACTTGGATTGATAAAGGAGGGTCAGACGATCATCATTGAATAGTTGTTGCTCGGCTATTATTGCTCCTCTATATTGTTGGATATCTTGCTTTGTAGGCATTCCTGTTTGTGCTGATTCTACTGGACTAAGCAAttcattaaaagaaataataattctaTGTTGTGCTTTATCTGAGTAAATGTTATCTTCAAACCATTCTGGGGGTATGCTGGTGAAAtctaattttacatttttccaAAGAGGAAGATAAAAACTTATgacttttaaattttgaggaaaatgaatttaaatgaTCACTACTTTCAATATAAAGTTGACTTAAATAACCATATTCTACTAAAAATGCTGGAGTAactatgattttttttgtttatgctcTAAATGTAGTTCTCTATATTCAACCATGTTAATACTAGCTAAGTGAATAGTATAATGAGAACAGCTTTTGGTAATAATTTTGATGCCAGGGTGtggattattttttaaattgaaaagaaaagcttgGATATATAGTTGAAGAGATGTATTTTGCTCATActctaatttaattatatgaCTCTTAACATCTGGTGGTAAAAATTTATACCTTTCTCTAGCTAgggtttgaaaaaaatatatggatttttggttttttgctCAAGTGAAAATTCACTATTATGCTCAAGTAAGGTGGGCTTATTAACCTCTTTTTCTTGTAGAAATTGACATCTTAAATTAATGACTTTAAAATGCTTTACTATTGTATCAtatcagtcctgatctcttggacccctgtagtccaagagatttatggtcactcaccgttggatgtaaattcaacggttcacttgaattgaatcgggtaataatcatttatgtcatattgcatttatatatatcattttgaaccattggattaatatccaacggtgggtgaccacaatctcttggactcctatggtccaagagatcgggactccTTATTTAGcttgtcatatttttcctgcaaaaaagaaagttgttgTTTTGCTCTTCTATAATGATAATTATATGCTAAAACTCTTGCTCAAGGGCTCTAATAAGTTTTTCATGCCCTATCCTCATGCTTTCAGTATTAGTTCTAATATTCTAAAAGTTGTCTAAAagaacttttaatttttctgcTAATGATGCTTGAGTACGATACTTTAAAGCAAGATTTCTAACTTCTTGTACGGAAatttcattataaaaataagtatTTACTACTGATTGTGCATGACTACTTATGCTTAATGGATTACCACATGGTGATGGTGTACCATTATTTTTGCTGCCAGATGATGATGGTCCAAAATACTGCATACCTGTTAATAAATAATACGAGATAAGATATCTGCTAAAGTATTATCCATACCTTTAATATGCTCAAATATCGTTCTAAATCCATTTCATGTAATAGAATCAACAAAATTGACCCATCTTCGGGCTGCTTGTTTATTAGtagtaattttattataatgagAAACAATATTCTGACAATCTATTCTAATAGTAAATATTTCATTAtgtaaaaacaatgaaaatgctTCAAGGGAATTAATTACTCATAATATTTCTAAGTCAGTAGCTGGAAGTCTAGCCTGCATATCATTAAATTTTCCTGATGCATAACTACAAACTTTTTCTTCTGATTTTGGTTCTTTCCTATGTTTCTTTTGATATAAAATTCCTGCCCATCCTATTAATGATGCGTCTGTttcaactattttttaataattatctAATGCTAATGCTAAAGGTTTAAGTTGAGTTATGTCTTGTTTTATGCTTTGAACTAACTTAATATCTtcactattaaaatatttttggcaTGTCTTACTAGTTTTACTATGTAATGCTACAATTTTTCTTCCTAAATCAGGGATAAAACTTCTAGCATAATTTAGTAAACCTAAAAATTCTTGTAATGTTTTTTATTCTCTAGTTTATCTGGAAATTCTAACACTTTTTTAGCTATGTGTTCTTGTAATTGTATAGTTCCTGacttaatatatatacctaAGAATTCTATATCTTGTTTTTCAAGCTCTACTTTATTCCTACTTATAACTATACCATTATCaataaattcttttaaaataatctcTAAGTATTTtctatgtttatttttatttttactatgaACTAATATATCTTCTACATATACACTACAAAAATTATCATACTTCTTAAAGATTTGGTCCATCTTTCTTTGAAAGATCGATGGTGCATTTTTTAATCCAAATGGCATTACAAGCCATTCAAAATTTCCTTCTGGACAGGTAAATGTTGTCAATTAGATTGATTCTTCTGCTAATCTAATTTGTCAAAATCTTGATTTACAATCAAATTTACTAAAATAtttactttcttgaattttattCATAAGTTCATCTTTATTTGGTAGTTTATAACTATCTTCATAAGTATTATCATTTAATCT encodes the following:
- the LOC117629388 gene encoding 3-isopropylmalate dehydratase small subunit 1-like, with translation MAAISLSLSPNPSFTTTTTHKPSHALSTPTFLKFPTVSPSTIKSLTYAPLPQTPTPCATFSTHAVASPTPSTTFHGLCYVLDDNIDTDQIIPAEYLTLVPSNPSEYKKLESYALCGLPDAHSTRFVDPGKTKSKYSIIIAGSNFGCGSSREHAPVALGAAGVAAVVAESYARIFFRNSVATGEVYPLESEVRVCEECKTGDVVSIELSESRLINHTTGKEYTLKPIGDAGPVIRTGGIFAYAREAGMIPTLTSS